The genomic segment GCTTTTCGGTTTTGGCGCCGATGCCGGGGAGGTCGCGGAGGGTGAGGCGGGCGAGGGCCTCGGGGAGGATGTCTTTGGGGAGGGCGACGAGGCCGTCGGGCTTTTCCATGTCGCTGGCGACCTTGGCGAGGTAGCGGTTGGTGGCGAGGCCGACGGAGCTGCGGAGGCAGTCGCCGACGCGGGCGCGGATGGTGGATTTTACTTTTCGGCCGAGTTCGAGGGCGGCGAGGAGGGGGCGCTCGCGGCCCATGAGGCGGCAGGCCATCTCATCGATGGAACAGACGGCGGTAACGGGGAGGCAGCTTTCGACGGCTTCGACAACGCGATGGTGGTATTCGGTGTAGAGCTCGTGGCGGCCTTCGACGAAGACGATGCCGGGGCACATGCGGCGGGCGTCGGCGACGACGGTTCCGGTGCGGACGCCGAAGGCTTTGGCTTCGTAACTTGCGGCAATGCAGACGGTTGTGTCGGCGAGCATGGGGACGACGCCGACGGGCTTGCCGCGCAGCTCGGGGCGGTCCTGCTGCTCGACGGAGGCGAAGTAGGAATTGAGGTCGACGAAGAGCCAGTTGAGGTGGGGGCCCTGGGAATCGGACCTAACCTCTCTGCTTTCAGCGTGTGAAACGAACCCCGGCGCCGGCACGTCTAAACCGTCAGAATTCCGAGTATCGCTGGGTTGTTCCATGGTGGGATTATCGCGCAATCAAATCTCGGGCGGGCGTATGGCTAATGCAGTTTTTCGAATGCTAAACTGATTCGCACAGCACCGCAGAGAAGTGATTGGGACAGGAAACAGCACCCGGAAACGGGGATGCATCTGATCAAGAGGGAGTCGTGGATAGCACGAGCCTGTTATGCATACATTGATTCAATGGTTGATGTCGAGCGGGAGCCTTCTGGCACTGGTTGTGACAGCGGGGGTAGCAGTGTTGCTGGTCTGCTGCCTGGGCTGCGCGAAGTGTCCTTGCCGCGAGAAAGACGACATATTCAGCCGTCACGAAGTTTAGATCAGAGACTTCTGCGGGTGGATTCAAGGGAAATCCTGTGATTTGGGCTGAATCAGGGCGCGGGTGAGCTGCGCTCGAATTCCACGTTTCGCAATTTGTGAGATTGAGCGGCCTGGGCACGTAAACCCGCGATCGGACATTTCCGTCTTAACGGGCAGAGCATACACAACCTTCCCTCGGGCGCGGCGCTTGCCGCGCCTATTTTTGTGCGCGCGAGGAGCCTGAGGGGCGATTTGTGAACCGCGCTATTTGTGTCGGCGGCTACTCCGGCGGGTGATGACTGTCACAGCGGAGTGCTTCCCCCAGGGAGGACCATACTTGGGGTTTTGGGCTGGGGCGGCTGCGCCAGTATGCGATACGCAGCGCCGATAGGCCGGAAGCCACGAGGTTAGGAGCGATGAACGCTCAGGAAAAGCTGGATCGAGGACTGCTCCGCGTGGACGAAGCGGAGTGCAAGGGATGCGGGTTGTGCATTGAGGCATGCCCACCGAAGGTGATTGGCCTGAGCGAGGGGCTGAATCATTACGGCTATCGCACGGCGGTGTACGCGGGCAGGGGCTGCACAGGATGCGGGATTTGCTTCCTGGCATGCCCTGAGCCGGGTGCGCTTACGGTTTATCGCGCGGTGTTGAAGCGGCCGGTTGCTGTGGATCGAACGCTGGGCGGTCAGTCGGCAGGGGGAGGCATGGCATGCGCAAGCAACTGATGAAGGGCAACGATGCGCTGATGAAGAGCGCGATTCTTGCCGGGTGCCGCGCGTTCTATGGGTATCCCATTACCCCGGCGAGCGAGATAACTGAGGCTGCTGCGCTGTATATGCCGAAGGCCGGCGGAGTGTTTCTGCAGGCAGAAAGCGAAGTGGCGGCGATCAACATGCTGTATGGCGCTTCGTCGGCCGGGATGCGGTGCATGACGGCTTCGAGCGGCCCGGGGATTGCGCTGATGCAGGAAGGCATCAGCTACATGGCCGGAGCGGAGTTGCCATGCGTGATTGCCGATATCAGCCGCGGAGGGCCGGGGCTGGGCAACATCGCCGCGGAGCAGAGCGACTATCACATGGTTGTGAAGGGCGGCGGGAACGGATGTTATCGCACGCTGGTGCTGGCTCCCTATTCCGTGCAGGAGATGGCGGATCTGACGGCACTGGCGTTCGATTGGGCCGACAGATATCGCACGCCGGTTGTGATTCTCACCGATGGTTTTGTGGGACAGATGATGGAGCCGGTGGAGTTTCATGCAGCGGCGACTTTGCCGGAACCGCCGGCCTGGGCAGTGACGGGCCATCGAGAGACGCGCGGGAATCTGATTACGTCGCTGCATATCGGCATTGATGAATTGGAAGAGCACAATCGCAGGCTGGAAGCGAAGTATCAAAGTGCACAGCACGAAGCGCGCGTTGAAGAGTTCTGCATGAAAGATGCGGAGATCGTGCTCGTGGGCTATGGAATCGTGGGGCGCATTCTCAAGGCCGTCACGGCCGAGGCGCGCGCGGAGGGCATCCCCGTGGGGGTGATACGGCCGATCTCGCTCTATCCGTTCCCTGCCGCATCCCTGCGTAAGGCCGTCGGCCATGGGCTTGTGTTTGCCGTAGTGGAAATGAGCATGGGACAGATGGTGGACGACGTGAGGCTTGCGCTGAATGGAATGCGGCCCGTGGAGTTCTATGGGCGCTGTGGAGGCAATGTGCCTTCGCACGATGAGGTCCTTTGCATGGTTCGCAAGCTCGCGAGCGATTTTGGCTGCCACAACATCTCCGCACAGGAGAAGGAGCAGATGGTCCATGCGTGAGGACGTCGCAGATTTCACGATTGCACATGAGAAGGCGCAGTCGTTCTATGCAAGCTATGAGCGCAAGGGCGAACTGCAGCACCAGACGCACTATTGCCCGGGGTGCGGGCATGGCGTGATCCACAAGATGCTGGCGCGGGCGATTGATGAGATGGGCATTCAGGATCGGACTATTCTGATCAGCCCGGTGGGATGCTCGGTGTTCGCGTACTACTACTTCGACGTGGGGAATATTCAGGCTGCGCACGGACGCGCGCCCGCGGTGGCGACCGCGGCGAAGCGCAGCAGGCCCCACAGCGTGGTGATCAGCTACCAGGGCGATGGGGATCTGTCAGCGATTGGGTCCGGCGAGATTCTGCACGCGGCGAATCGCGGCGAGAACATCACGGTGATCTTCGTGAACAATGCGATCTATTCGATGACGGGCGGGCAGGCCGCGCCGACGACGCTGATCGGGCAGAAGAGCACGACGACGCCGTGCGGACGCAGCGCCGCGAACGAAGGCTATCCGCTGCGCGTGAGCGAGATGCTGGCGACACTGGAGGCGCCGGTTTATATCGAGCGCGTGGGGCTGGGCGACAACAAACAGATTGCGCAGGCGGCGCGGGCGATCAAGCGCGGCGTTGAGAACCAGGTGAAGGGACTGGGGTTCTCGCTGATCGAAGTGCTTTCGCCGTGCCCTACGATCTGGAAGATGTCGGCAGTGGATGCGCAGCGCTGGGTGCGCGACGTGATGGAGAAGACGTATCCGCTGGGCGTGTTGTGCGACCGCACGAAGGAAGCGCGCGTTCACGCGATGCCGGCTGCAGCGCCCCCGCTTGAGGAGTTGCCGCGGCTGCTGGATATTCCCGAGGATGATCCGGCTGTGGATGTGCCAGAGGGCGCGGCGAAGGCGGTGGATCTGCAGGTACGGGTGGCGGGATTCGGCGGTCAGGGCGTGCTGCTGCTGGGCGAGGTTCTGGCCGAAGCGGGGTTGGATGCGGGGCTCGAGGTGTCGTGGCTGCCGTCGTATGGGCCGGAGATGCGCTCGGGGACATCGAACTGCCATGTGCGGATTTCGAACGAGACGATTGATTCGCCGATGGTGTCGTCGCCGAATATGCTGATTGCGATGAACGAGCCCTCGCTGCGCAAGTTTGTGGCGACGGTGCGGCCGGGCGGGTGGATTCTGTACAACGGAGATGCGATTCCCGCAGACTGCGTGCGCAGCGATGTGCACGAGCTTTCCATTCCGTTTACACACGTGGCGGATGAGATCGGCGATGCGCGCATTACGAATATGGTGATGCTGGGCGCGCTGCTGGAGATCACAGGGGCGCTGCCGCAGGCGAGTGTGGATTCCGCGTTGAAACGCTTGGTGAAGAGCGCGCGGTGGTACGAACTGGATGAGAGGGCGCTGGAACGCGGGCGGGAGATTTATTGCGGATCGCTGGCGGTGATTTGAGCAGGCACCGGGGCTCCCGCCCCGGGCTATTTTCGCGCCTCCCTCCGGGAGGGTGGGGGTGCTCCTCGGGCCTCCTTCGAAAATAGCCGATCTCCGGCCAGACGCAATCCGCTCCCATTTCCATTCCCTATTGCGAGGCGAAGGATCATGAGCGGCTAGTCTCGTGCTGCCCCTGCCGGGGAGCGCATAAGAGACTGGATCGCGGCGGTCTGCCGAGACGCGGTGAAGCGATGTGTGAGGACGATCATGGCCGACATGGCCAGCATCTTTACCAGCCAGTCGCCACCGTGGATTAGACTGAGCGCCCACGGCTTGTTGTCCCAGAGGCTGCTCCCTATCAGCATCGACACAGGAAACCCGAGCCAGACCCAAAACCCAAAGTTCAACGCGCTCACCAGGCGAGTGATCCTCAACTGACGCACGAAGTAGAGCAGGACACAGGCGACGAGAACTTCGCGCAGAAATTCCATGGCCTTCTTCCAGGGTGCGATGTAGGAATCTGGAGCGACATGCAAGGCTTGACTGCGCAGTGCTATCCATTGATTTCCGAATACCAATGGGCTGTACCAAACTGCGCTGATCACGGCTGCAGTAATGACCGCAACTGCTACCGGCAAAAGGATGTGCTTGAACCAAGTCATGCTCATCTCCTGGTGGGGAAGTTAGTGTCTTCACATCGATGAC from the Occallatibacter riparius genome contains:
- a CDS encoding 4Fe-4S dicluster domain-containing protein, encoding MNAQEKLDRGLLRVDEAECKGCGLCIEACPPKVIGLSEGLNHYGYRTAVYAGRGCTGCGICFLACPEPGALTVYRAVLKRPVAVDRTLGGQSAGGGMACASN
- the vorB gene encoding 3-methyl-2-oxobutanoate dehydrogenase subunit VorB yields the protein MRKQLMKGNDALMKSAILAGCRAFYGYPITPASEITEAAALYMPKAGGVFLQAESEVAAINMLYGASSAGMRCMTASSGPGIALMQEGISYMAGAELPCVIADISRGGPGLGNIAAEQSDYHMVVKGGGNGCYRTLVLAPYSVQEMADLTALAFDWADRYRTPVVILTDGFVGQMMEPVEFHAAATLPEPPAWAVTGHRETRGNLITSLHIGIDELEEHNRRLEAKYQSAQHEARVEEFCMKDAEIVLVGYGIVGRILKAVTAEARAEGIPVGVIRPISLYPFPAASLRKAVGHGLVFAVVEMSMGQMVDDVRLALNGMRPVEFYGRCGGNVPSHDEVLCMVRKLASDFGCHNISAQEKEQMVHA
- a CDS encoding 2-oxoacid:acceptor oxidoreductase family protein, whose translation is MREDVADFTIAHEKAQSFYASYERKGELQHQTHYCPGCGHGVIHKMLARAIDEMGIQDRTILISPVGCSVFAYYYFDVGNIQAAHGRAPAVATAAKRSRPHSVVISYQGDGDLSAIGSGEILHAANRGENITVIFVNNAIYSMTGGQAAPTTLIGQKSTTTPCGRSAANEGYPLRVSEMLATLEAPVYIERVGLGDNKQIAQAARAIKRGVENQVKGLGFSLIEVLSPCPTIWKMSAVDAQRWVRDVMEKTYPLGVLCDRTKEARVHAMPAAAPPLEELPRLLDIPEDDPAVDVPEGAAKAVDLQVRVAGFGGQGVLLLGEVLAEAGLDAGLEVSWLPSYGPEMRSGTSNCHVRISNETIDSPMVSSPNMLIAMNEPSLRKFVATVRPGGWILYNGDAIPADCVRSDVHELSIPFTHVADEIGDARITNMVMLGALLEITGALPQASVDSALKRLVKSARWYELDERALERGREIYCGSLAVI
- a CDS encoding DUF1761 domain-containing protein, producing the protein MTWFKHILLPVAVAVITAAVISAVWYSPLVFGNQWIALRSQALHVAPDSYIAPWKKAMEFLREVLVACVLLYFVRQLRITRLVSALNFGFWVWLGFPVSMLIGSSLWDNKPWALSLIHGGDWLVKMLAMSAMIVLTHRFTASRQTAAIQSLMRSPAGAARD